A single genomic interval of Spirosoma linguale DSM 74 harbors:
- a CDS encoding conserved hypothetical protein (KEGG: sme:SMc02332 hypothetical protein) encodes MLKPAFQKDDTLLADIDSASGETNSLHIWWLGQSGFLLQQSGYRVLFDPYLSDSLSRKYADTDKPHVRLSERVIEPGRLKGIDVVTSSHNHTDHLDAETLLPLIAANPTLTFVIPEANRTFIADRLKTSPDWPIGLNDGQTSSVGPFVFHGVPAAHNDLERDAEGRCRYMGFVVELGGYRVYHSGDTLWYEGMEEVLRPFQVDVAFLPINGNKPERRVAGNLNPDEAARLGRSIGAKLVIPHHYDLFEFNTADPADFVNACERQGTPYRVMQLGERVSLAR; translated from the coding sequence ATGCTCAAACCTGCTTTTCAAAAAGACGATACATTGCTGGCCGATATTGACTCGGCTTCGGGAGAGACGAATTCGCTACACATCTGGTGGCTCGGTCAGAGTGGTTTCCTGCTCCAGCAAAGTGGGTATCGGGTATTGTTCGACCCCTACCTGTCCGACTCACTATCCCGCAAATATGCCGATACCGATAAGCCGCACGTCCGGCTGTCGGAACGCGTAATTGAACCCGGTCGATTAAAGGGAATCGACGTGGTAACGTCCAGTCATAATCATACCGACCACCTTGATGCCGAAACGCTGCTGCCCCTTATAGCCGCTAACCCAACACTTACGTTTGTTATTCCCGAAGCGAATCGAACGTTCATTGCCGACCGGCTTAAAACCAGTCCGGACTGGCCCATTGGGCTGAACGATGGGCAAACGAGTAGCGTTGGACCGTTTGTTTTTCATGGCGTTCCAGCGGCTCACAACGATCTCGAACGCGATGCCGAAGGGCGCTGCAGGTACATGGGCTTCGTAGTAGAACTCGGCGGGTATCGGGTGTATCATTCCGGCGATACGCTCTGGTATGAGGGTATGGAAGAGGTATTACGCCCGTTTCAGGTCGATGTGGCGTTTCTACCCATCAACGGCAACAAACCCGAACGTCGCGTAGCGGGCAACCTCAACCCCGACGAAGCCGCCCGGCTCGGGCGCAGCATTGGTGCCAAACTGGTGATCCCGCACCACTACGACCTATTTGAATTTAACACCGCCGACCCGGCCGATTTTGTAAACGCCTGTGAACGCCAGGGGACGCCGTACCGCGTTATGCAACTGGGCGAACGAGTCAGTCTGGCCCGGTAG
- a CDS encoding hypothetical protein (KEGG: sme:SM_b21056 esterase), with protein MKNALFLCLLTASSLLAQTDTPPANGLNFKIQVVDNQISIGYGLAIGDVDGDRLPDILLADQKEFVWYKNPGNKTSTWQRHVMAANLTPQDNVCIAARDLDGDGRVEVAVGAGWNPAETSDSTKSGAVFYLVRPQDPTQLWESVRLPHEVTTHRMRWARVGKDSYQLIVVPLHGLGNKNGEGRGVRIWGYEFPKDPRGAWKRHLVDSTMHLTHNFEIWEDGENGSATGMIVASKEGGNIFQWRKKKWRSVDSESANNALPLLTNEVAGIGEIRRLDKGKSVATIQPMHGNLLQVETGNYSLKKVKSKEAGKEISVLSDLLSQGHALVCGDFLGIGSDQIVAGWRNPNADKKVGIRLFKPQERGSVTGYLLDDSVRMACEDLQAADLDGDGDLDLIASGRATLNVLIYWNNR; from the coding sequence ATGAAAAACGCGCTGTTTCTGTGCTTACTGACGGCCTCGTCACTGCTGGCTCAAACGGATACGCCACCGGCCAATGGCCTTAATTTCAAGATTCAGGTTGTCGATAACCAGATCAGTATTGGGTATGGGCTGGCCATTGGGGATGTCGACGGCGACCGGCTTCCCGATATTCTGCTGGCCGACCAGAAAGAGTTTGTGTGGTATAAGAACCCCGGCAATAAGACCAGTACCTGGCAACGGCACGTGATGGCCGCCAATCTAACCCCGCAGGATAACGTCTGCATTGCCGCCCGCGACCTGGACGGTGACGGGCGTGTGGAAGTGGCCGTCGGGGCAGGCTGGAACCCCGCCGAAACCAGCGATAGTACGAAATCCGGTGCTGTTTTTTACCTCGTGCGTCCCCAAGACCCGACCCAGCTCTGGGAGTCCGTTCGGCTACCGCACGAAGTAACCACCCACCGGATGCGCTGGGCCAGAGTAGGCAAAGACAGCTATCAGTTAATTGTCGTCCCCCTGCACGGATTGGGTAACAAGAACGGCGAAGGTCGGGGCGTCAGAATTTGGGGATATGAATTTCCAAAAGACCCGCGTGGAGCCTGGAAACGCCATCTGGTCGATTCGACCATGCACCTGACGCATAACTTCGAGATTTGGGAAGACGGCGAAAACGGGTCGGCTACGGGCATGATCGTAGCCAGTAAAGAAGGCGGTAATATTTTCCAGTGGCGAAAAAAGAAATGGCGCTCCGTCGATAGCGAATCTGCCAACAATGCACTGCCGCTACTGACCAACGAGGTAGCCGGTATTGGCGAAATAAGACGTCTGGATAAAGGGAAAAGCGTGGCCACCATCCAGCCCATGCACGGCAATCTGCTTCAGGTCGAAACCGGAAATTACTCGCTGAAAAAAGTGAAAAGCAAAGAAGCCGGGAAGGAGATTAGTGTACTTTCCGACCTGCTCAGCCAGGGGCACGCGCTCGTTTGTGGCGATTTTCTGGGCATCGGCAGCGACCAGATTGTGGCGGGCTGGCGCAATCCCAACGCCGACAAAAAAGTGGGTATCCGTCTCTTTAAACCACAGGAGCGGGGAAGCGTAACCGGGTATTTACTGGACGACAGTGTACGCATGGCCTGCGAAGACCTGCAAGCCGCCGACCTCGACGGTGATGGCGATCTGGACCTGATAGCCTCCGGTCGGGCCACGCTGAATGTGCTGATCTATTGGAATAACCGATGA